From the Quercus lobata isolate SW786 chromosome 6, ValleyOak3.0 Primary Assembly, whole genome shotgun sequence genome, one window contains:
- the LOC115995144 gene encoding preprotein translocase subunit SECE1 — MALPMSVQFPVTSPFPPPTKAGHPRTSVLLKPPRVGHLSLSHPKLRPVNLISLRLRLKAIEETRETPESETQQTESESENQPGGEVGSEIKEAMRKRKEQQQGEGGLWSGVAEEIGEIEWPPFGKVLGTTGVVLGVIAGSSVVLLTVNAVLAELSDRVFAGRGVQDFFG, encoded by the coding sequence ATGGCGCTACCAATGTCCGTACAATTCCCGGTAACCTCTCCTTTCCCACCACCCACAAAAGCCGGTCACCCACGCACGTCCGTACTGCTCAAACCGCCACGTGTCGGTcacctttctctttctcaccCCAAACTCAGACCCGTAAACCTAATATCTCTCAGGCTCAGACTCAAAGCCATTGAAGAGACCCGAGAAACTCCCGAGTCCGAGACCCAGCAAACTGAGTCGGAATCGGAGAATCAACCCGGCGGCGAGGTGGGATCGGAGATCAAGGAGGCGATGCGGAAGAGGAAGGAGCAGCAGCAGGGAGAGGGGGGTTTGTGGAGCGGAGTGGCGGAGGAGATCGGAGAGATCGAGTGGCCGCCGTTTGGGAAGGTCTTGGGCACGACGGGTGTCGTTTTGGGTGTGATTGCAGGGTCGAGTGTCGTTTTGCTCACTGTGAATGCCGTTTTGGCTGAGCTCTCTGACCGGGTTTTCGCCGGTAGAGGAGTTCAGGATTTCTTCGGCTGA
- the LOC115950807 gene encoding probable prefoldin subunit 2 isoform X1 produces MQSIMASRAEDEQREPINEQAVANKYASMRTELNQIYSKITELEMEVSEHSLVINAIQPLDPTRRCFRMIGGVLVERTIQEVLPAVQRNKEGLEEVIARLNEALEKKKKEISDFEAKYKIRIRKPDGETKDDGGRKEGSAQGVLVGPAGGSE; encoded by the exons ATGCAG AGCATCATGGCCAGCAGAGCCGAAGATGAACAAAGGGAACCAATAAATGAACAAGCAGTTGCAAATAAGTATGCTTCTATGAGGACTGAACTAAACCAAATTTACTCAAAAATCACTGAACTAGAGATGGAAGTGAGTGAGCACTCATTGGTCATTAATGCTATCCAGCCGCTTGACCCAACAAGACGGTGCTTCCGGATGATTGGAGGTGTTCTGGTGGAGAGAACCATCCAAGAAGTCCTACCTGCTGTCCAGCGCAATAAAGAGGGGCTTGAGGAGGTTATTGCTAGGCTCAATGAGGctttggaaaagaagaaaaaggaaatttctGACTTCGAGGCTAAATACAAAATTAGGATAAGAAAGCCTGATGGTGAGACCAAGGATGATGGTGGGCGGAAGGAAGGTTCTGCACAGGGAGTTCTCGTTGGCCCTGCTGGTGGAAGCGAATGA
- the LOC115950807 gene encoding probable prefoldin subunit 2 isoform X2 produces the protein MASRAEDEQREPINEQAVANKYASMRTELNQIYSKITELEMEVSEHSLVINAIQPLDPTRRCFRMIGGVLVERTIQEVLPAVQRNKEGLEEVIARLNEALEKKKKEISDFEAKYKIRIRKPDGETKDDGGRKEGSAQGVLVGPAGGSE, from the coding sequence ATGGCCAGCAGAGCCGAAGATGAACAAAGGGAACCAATAAATGAACAAGCAGTTGCAAATAAGTATGCTTCTATGAGGACTGAACTAAACCAAATTTACTCAAAAATCACTGAACTAGAGATGGAAGTGAGTGAGCACTCATTGGTCATTAATGCTATCCAGCCGCTTGACCCAACAAGACGGTGCTTCCGGATGATTGGAGGTGTTCTGGTGGAGAGAACCATCCAAGAAGTCCTACCTGCTGTCCAGCGCAATAAAGAGGGGCTTGAGGAGGTTATTGCTAGGCTCAATGAGGctttggaaaagaagaaaaaggaaatttctGACTTCGAGGCTAAATACAAAATTAGGATAAGAAAGCCTGATGGTGAGACCAAGGATGATGGTGGGCGGAAGGAAGGTTCTGCACAGGGAGTTCTCGTTGGCCCTGCTGGTGGAAGCGAATGA